The segment ACAGTTAAAAAGATAGATGATGATATCGTAGATGATGACAGATTTCAGTATTTGCTACAATCAACACTAAAGTTTTCGAAAAAATTATGAGGAAGCtgccaaatatttaaaacacagcTTCGGAAGAGATTATTTGCTGATCGAAGTGTACATTAGAGAACTTCTTTCGGTTGTCATAAATAACGAGAATCCTCAGggtcaaaaatattctttagtgaaaCTGTACGATACTTTAGAAGGGCAGCTCCATAAAAATCATTAGGTATTGCAGAAGATAACTTTTCAACGATATTGCTATATCCTCTTGTGGAGTCATGTTTACCAAGCGATTTATTGCAAGTTTACGAACGCAATCAAACTGAATTAATTGCAACAGAAAGTTCAGGAAGTGATGGGCTGATTCATCTCTTTTCTTAAAATGGAAATCGAACcgtaataaaattgattattgcaCGTTCTTCTTTGGattcagaaaaacataattaaaaaacgctGAATCATCCAGTTCCTGAAAAAACAACTAGGCCATCTGGTTTTgatttacagtacactcccgattatccgcggaattgggtggcgcggccgccgcggataacaaaaatcgcggataatccgaaaaaatctaaaaacgggtatagcaaaaaagaaaacagtcattccaactttgaaaattcgttttatgtacaataaaacgtaaaataaacagcaggaaatgtttaactagcgcttaatattttagtatatcactcaaaactaacctaaaatgcattttgttcatgaaaacagaaaagtgctttgtgcttgcgagaggcgtcaaggatacacagaaaaatgaatacatatgtactgttttaatactgtaatgtattatgtaattacaaaagcataactgtaaaactgcacctttttgaaaaaatcagtcaaaaaaaaaaaaaaaaaaaaactttgtgcggcaggcgcggataatcgggagtctactgtatttaatAATTCGAGAAGAAGTTCCTATCCGgttgattcaaataataaaaaatgcgtTATTTGCGATAAATCGCATATGACTCAAGATCGTAGGTTTGCGAAGGGTTtaacatacgaaaaaaaaaaaaaaaaaaaaaaggaaattcttttacACGGCGGAATTTGTTTCCGTTGGTTAGATTCAAGACCCAGACATATTGCTCGTTTCTGTAACCAAGCAGTTAATTGTTCTAAATGCAATGGGAAACATTAACCTATCATGTGTAATGCGAATAATGAATGTGCGAgtaataaaactaatgaaaaaggTTCGGAAGAAAAAATTGTATCTATCTTCCTTCTAAGAGCCTAAGTCACAGTGAAGAAATACTACAAACTTTTAAtgcaaagtttgaaaaaatgctgaatgaaaatattagctttaaCCTTTTATTTCGTTCGTGAAGCAAGAATATAAGGAATCAGCAACGCGCATCGATAAATCAGTTAATttaaacacacatacacaaaaagaTGTGACTTTGTGAAGCAACTGATATTAGGCATCTAATAATGATGCATACCAGAaggatggaaatatttttagctCCGCAAATATTAAAGACGGCGATGTATAAGCATATACACTGATAATGCTTGAACAACTACTGTATGCTTGAACAACTTTCAGTGCTGCATATTCTGCTCTACGTTACTTCCGCTGAGTCAAGCAACTCAATTTGCACTATATACActaacaaaaattttatcaatatttataaaagctcATAAAATCTCAAAacgaatatcataaaaaatttagaaatatatatatatatacgttttaaaataattttaaagaaaactgcatACTTGCCGTTTTTATAGAGCAGTCaccactaaaataaataatactaactGAAAGAACTAGCCATATATCCTTAGCATTATTTGcccataaatctttaaaaattttactattaaaaatatttttcaactatcaTATTTACATTAGAGTAGGTTCATTCTAATCGTGGTCCAATAGCTCATTTCTAAACTATTATAGATAGACATACATCTGCAATAGTTAATGTTACAGACAGAGACATACAACATCTGTTACATTTCCATTTCGTAAAGAATGCTCTAAACAAAGTAAAGAGCCATATTTtatattgctcaaaatttgtaaataaatttactgCTCAGTAAATTTATAGGGAAAAAAGTTACGATGCATAAGTTTTTGTATGGCTCAACGATGCAACTAGTCATATTAAGCAATatgctattatatttattattattttaaaaccgaACGAGTTAtgagatttaaaatatcactgttttagaaaattatagataatttcaATGGCCACCCACATTGGGAAAAGATCCGCAAATCAATCGAAACCATTTCTTCGAGGCAGTTACTGAttggattaaaataatgaaatgcaacgATTCATACCTCTgtcaattttaattgtaaaaaggCGGAGCTTTTTTCTCATTTAAGGTGTTTGTGTCgcaataatatttaactaaatatggCTAATTAGACCGAGgaaatgtagaaatattaatgtaaaatataattctaatatttttaataataagtattttttttctataagtatttaataataataagtatttttactAATGGAAGTATATGCCTATTTATTACGGTTCAAAAATTTACTGTAGTGATGGAAAAAAAGAGAGCCAGCgaaaaaacatttgtaatttttaaactatttgtaaataaatgcaatatttgaagttattttgaaataatatttcattttaccgctgtttaagttatctttgtcacagacagacggatggacgttttccaaaaatggatttttcgatctcagggaagtctaaaatatgcagattcgtcaaaatctcgagttcgtattTTGTGACGTTTTCcaaactttttctatattttttatatgagaaagtataaaaagtattttaattatatgtccTTGAAAAATTAAACCttataatgtgaaataaaaatttcttaaaacattatgCTTGAAGACAGGTAAACCGGGATGAACTCacgtttaaataaaagaaaaaaaaagtgatatagaaatttaaatgcagagaaatatttatttatcattactgttacgaaaaataaaaattccaggtTCAATGTTTTTAGAGTTTTTGTTCTTTACTTTTCACTTTCTAAAATACGAAGtctacaaagagaaaatattaaaaattatatatatatatatgtgggtgtgatgggttttaatgcatcagtccacttggattagcttaatctttttattcttgattaacaattgATGATTCTGACGagctttacaaatgagaattcaatgatgaaggaatttatattacatgaagatggacagttgatgtcgttcaaaggatctttcccacctacgcgtggtgcactggcattttcagaggaatccttcaacgcaagaatttcagtttcggccctttctcagagtatcacggcttctcggtttccggtcgcacccttctcggcggacgtccgttctctcccctcgtctagtgaactctgaactctgccctccgactgctggctatcaccgtaagaacgcagagcgccctctcgtgaagttaatttaccacatatatatatatacataaaattgagctcgagattttgatgaatttccacttGTCAGACCTTCCCcagtgaattaattttgaatggttATCTGTGAACTCGATAGCTCAGATCAaattatcaaatcaaattattatcaGGATGGCTGTTTATCCGAATGCCAGTGAACACGATAATGGCACACCGTAAAGAGCTATATAGCTACAATTtggtaaacagatttaaaatcaaaactgcaGATCCGTATCAGACTTGTGACCAATTTAATCAAAGTGTCTATATTTTTGCGTGCGCggaaaagcaattattaaaaaatttcacaacttAAGTAAATAGAATTTATTCACAGTTTTAGTatatatctttatcaaattttgaaccagatttgTCAAAGGGTTGGCCGTTTGTATTTCAGTAAGCAGATAAATCTGATAACTCCAAAAtgcgatgacttaaataaatgaaatttggtatgtgaacttgtgcctacaattgtaattctggaTCACTTTTTGGTTTCCAATCACTTGGAAAAGGAGACAACTAAAATACATATCCATTTTTTTAGTACTTGTGTAATTATGCGTACCAGTCAAAAGACCATTCACTTATAGGctgttaattaattattgttcttCAATGGCATGCAGTCTACACACAAGTACCAATTTCCTAGAAACAGACAACTCTCATACGCGAAACTAAAAATCTGAATCCTCGTAGCATTCAAGGCCATCTTCAATTTTCCGCGGGGGGAGGGgattaacatctttattagaatacACGGGAAAGAGACTTGTCCCGCTCGTTAAAATGCAGTTAAAGTTTCAACAATGACGGAAAAATTGTATTATACAGTTTGTGACAGCTAGATTAAAtgttattcttatataaatttgaaaattaaaataaatccgaGATAAATTAAGACATGTATCAAATAATCTTCCAGAGGAATTATCGATCTGCAGCTTTTATAATTATTCGTATAAGATCAAAGATATCATATCCAGTAGCAGTGGTTGATTTCTGACAAGCAGCAAGAATGGACTAAAGAACGTTATAAGACTAACTTCcgaataaatgaatttgtaaaatatatagagtccaagaattataaaatattaggtcTGTAACATTTGtactcaaatttaattattaaatccgttattaaatgaagcagaattaattatttacatataatattaagaaatattaatttaactggCCATTATATATATGATAAGTCACATAAAATAGTAACTTTTAAtgctaatttgaaatttataattttacgtCTTTAAGATAGTGTTCGTTTCATTATTCTGAGATGAAcccttttcgacgattctatttcattaagggaaggatgagcgcatttcagGAATTGGAAATTCTTTGACCTAATTTTCGccttattaaatactttttttgttggattttttttccacctgtatgtgaatatcgtgtcgtttctgtccgtattattttaaatgtaaatatccccTCCTTTCAACTTTTCTCTCACCCCTGTTCTGACgcattaaacccatcctaacgtaTGCGCAAAAGACGGAatgttttagaatccgttgtcaaacaataattaaattatcttgttcgtaaataagaaaattattttaacaaataattattgttcattttttaagaattttattacttttgcacATTTTTCGTGaagagtatattaaaaatataaattaaactttgcTGAAttattaaggtttaaaaaattaaattccctacgtcaaataagcaaaaaaaaaaaaagtgttaaaaatgaaatgcaattaataagttGTTAAAAGGACTCATTAAGTCCCTTGCTAATTGTATTTACACCATATTGAGGTTACATCATCCTgtgcagttattttaaaaattctccatttattatttcaacatatATGTCGATTTTAtcattcaagaatttaaattccACCGAAGCtcaacacaaaaagaaaaataataactgcaGAATGTGAAATATATGCatcaataaatgataaagaagaaatatCCTTCCCTAATCATTTATTGGGTACAGTAAAATGATATATCAActaatgtaaaatttgttttgactCAAAGCAATGCTAActctttcaataataatttccaatttcgtgactataaatgtcaaaaatgtttaatataatattgataatccttaaattttaaataaattcgtaaaattaGTGTATTTACACAGAACTTTagctaataaaaacaaaattacaaacgTTAGTTTTATgtcttaaattctttattaacttatttacaaatatttacatataatacaaaaaacaaaatcgtATTCTGTAACATTTTACAGCAAAAATATCAGGCACATTACGAGCAAatgtttctcaaaaattttaattaatgtagaaAGAAATAATGTTCTTGAAGTTAAAATATTCCAACAGAATAAGCAATCTTATGGGGCAAAAACCtaagcaaatattgaaaaatttgtacaaagaggcttgataaattaaaagaaagtgaaTACTACAAATAAGACAAAACACAAATAGTGCTTTTTAACGAATTATGAAGAATCACACAAATCTTCACAATACTTCACAATACAATCACCacaaacatttatagaaaatacaattatttactgcaacacataaaatacaattatttacttctcacattttttaaagttttatctttagtatttattacaattaaaaaattattcagtaattaacacaaattaaaattgtCACATATGCTTCAGATGCCatgaaatacaaaacaatttGAGACTTTTATGACTAAAGGATAAAGTTTTTATGCGAGTTAAATAACTGAgtaataactaactaactaattcACTGAAATTCAAACAGCACTAGCAATGAAACAGTTTCTTAAATGTATTCTTTcaaactaagatttttttaagttgtattttaattcacaaaaattacaattctttaagaaaatattctgttgtattgtataaaaataatactctataagaatattatggaaattacaaattatgtaaagaaaaattcaaaacttcttgatgaaaaatataaagtcaaagatcagtaaattaaaaatatattaataaccatttaataaattgcaatgaCCCCCCACCCCTCCATTCTACATAAGCAGAAACTTGTAATCAGAACTGAAAGATAATGTAGCAGAGATCATGTTAGTTATTTTACTATCATCTGACCAATCAAATTCAGTGGCAGAAAGCAAAAAAtttgtgcatttaaaataatgcacataaaaatatatatatagtttaaaaattaaaataaaatatttcaactttaacagaaattcattcataaagaaaataattaaagatgacTATTTTCCAGAATTTCTTTAGCTTTATTTTGCTTgtgacttcaaattaaaaaaaaaataattaatagaaaataggcattcatgaataataaagaaaatgaaatcttttatgtaAGCACAGCACATGTAAGTAAGCACATCTTTTATGTTATCAGCACAGATTTAAAggcctaaaatatttttcttatatattttggcttacaaatattaaaaaacttaagaaaaagcTGTAAGAAAGTTCTTCAATCAAAGTTAACACATTCTGTTATATGTAATGATAAAGGTGCAAGAAAAGTCCTGAATGAATCTACAATTAGATTCTTCCAAATCTAAATTTTAGTGAATAACAAGTAACAAAGTAAatcattaataagtaaaaatgaagtgaatgaataacaaaacaaaatggtgatgaaatttacatacataaaaaaaattagatatactATAATAATGCCAGTGATAATGGACGACCCATGATGGGTTTATGATTAAGTTCTCTGACAGCTTTCTGAGCTTCTCTAGGGGTTTGGAAGGCTACTCGAGCTTCTCCAGTCACTTGATCGTTTTCATCAAATCTACGCATAACACTGTCTTTACTTAATTGATAATCCttgaaaaaatcaaatacatcTTCCAAAGAGGCAcggaaatgcaaattatttactGCTACAACACAACCTGGCGCTCCAAATCCAGGAGGAATCCCTCCTCGACTTGGTGGTGGTGGGCCACCAAAAGGTGGTCTGCCTGGGAACGGAGGATGCATTCGACCATGGGGTGGGCCTCCAGGCCGTTCCATGAGAGGTCTAGCACCACGAAAAGGTCCATCCATTCTTGGCCGTTCACCACGCAAGAAATCTGGTCTTGGTTGACCGCCTCTAGGAAAGTCTGGTCTTGGTTGACCACCTCTGGGGAAGTCCGGTCTTGGTCGATTACCACGAGGAAGAAAAGGTCGCTCAACATGAGGATGTTCAAAAGGCAGATGATCAGTTGGTGGCCCATCAAACAAAGAGGGATCATCTGGAGGCTGATCTACAAATGGTTTTTCAGGTGCATGAGGAATGAGTGGTCTACGAGGTCTATCAAGACCTGGTGGAGTTTGCAAAAGAGGTCCTGGTGCCGGTGGGGGAGTTAAAGTCGGTGATGGACCATGAAGTATCTCAGACATCTTTTGAAATGAGATATGTGTTACAGATACACGTTTCCCACGCATGATTTTGCCATTCAGACTAACTGCAGCATCAGCTTCTCCTTTACTTGCTACTTCAATAAAAGCATCACCATTTGGTAACTTATCAACATTGAGCATTATGTGGAAGGCACGAATGCCAATGCCAGTTTCACggaaaaattctgcaatttccTTATTTGTCACATGATCAGGCAAATCtcttaaagaaacagaaaaattagtTGGTCGACCATGATTCGAAGGAGGAGGTCCATTTCCTAAGTTAGAAACAGGAACATCATTGGGACCTTTGGGTCTCCTAGGTAAGCGAGATGAACCAAAATTCCCAGGAGGACCAGAACTGTGTGGAGGGCTCTTTGCTCTTTTAGGCAAATAATCTAATGATCTTCTAGCCTGATCTGCAATTTCTTTACTAGCAACAGAGATAGTTATATAACGATGACCAATCATGTTACCATTCATGGTTAGAGCCACTCGGAAATCACTTGTTGAAGAAAATTGCACAAATCCAATTCCTGTACATCTACCATCAGGAGAATTTTCTATAAACATATCCACAATTCTGAGACCTTTAAAGAAATGTTCAATATCAGCTTCACTGCAGGCGAAAGGAAGACCTTTCAACTGAACAAATAAATCTTCTTCTCTGGGAACAGGTTTTGGATTAGGTTTTTCTGAATTAGATGATGCAGCAGCAGCCTCAAATGCTTCAACTGGGCAGGGTGAAACTTGACAACAATAATTACGAATATAATAAGGTTGTCCACTGAGAACTTCTGCACACTCAGAAGGGTGATTGAAACGAATAAAAACTTTCTCAGCACCTTCATTATTAGCTTTTATGCAGATATTTGATGATGGGATAGATAGATTTGGAAATAGATCCATCATTTCATTGATTCTAACATCAGGTGGTATTCCTCTCACTTCTACAGTGATCGGTGGCTCCCGCCATTGATTATCATTATGCATATCAGGTCCTCTTCTTGCTATTTCATCTTTTTTAGGCGTATTATTAGTTGGAAAAGCAGTAGAACCCGTTTTTGCTACATAGTTATCACTTATTCCAAATGGATTTTTACTTCCTGGCTTCTGAGGTGGTGATTGTTCAAGGCCAATTGGAGTGGCTTGAGAAGAAATGCCATTCTTTGAAGTTGGTGCTTCAAGTAAAGCTGTTCGTTTCTTTGGCCATTGTGTATTTTCTTGTTGATCTTCATTACCTTGGGGCCAGGTAGCATCTCTGGTAGGAGGACGAAAGTCTTGAACAGTGCCTCTTTTATCACCAAAAGAAGAGTTTCTAGCTGCTTTTTGATTTTGAGAGGGGTTAGGGAAATATGGAGGTTCTTGAGATGAAGGATATTCATTCTCGAATCGTGGCCGTCTGCCTTTGTCTCTCATTGGATCATTAGCTGGATTAGACACGGCTTCTTTACCTATTTGAGGAGCCTGATCATAAGGCATTCCTGTAAATGCCCTAGGCCGTTGCATATAAGCCTGTGACGATGACGCACTCACTGCATTAGAAGCTGGACTGTTACGTTTATTCATACCCAAAGCATTTGGTTTTCCATTTGCTGGAAAGTCATAAAATGATCCTGCATTTCCCATCATCTGAGGAGAATCATAATTATATCCAGTGGAAGTAACAGCACCGACAGAAGGTCCATAATAGCTATGATTCAAACTTTGATTATATACATCAGAATGCTGATCTAATCCATCAGGATCAAGTCGTTTATTGTCATCTCGATCAGAATGATCATCTCGGTATCGAGGGTCTTCATCATAGCGATCATCTCTTTTAAAACGATCGCCACGTCGGTCAATATCTCTGCTTTCTCCATGCGCAGGACTTCGACTACGATCCCTTTTGGAACGATCTCGTCTGTCTGGACTGCGGCGACGATCTCTAGGAGGGGATTTTTCACGACTTCTACGATGAGATGGACTAGGACTTCTTCCTCTTTTTCTATCACTTTCGACAACCAATGTCCCTGTCATTCTTGCTGTTTGCCGAGAAGGAATTACAGGCTGTTGAACTGAAATGACAGGCATTATAGATTGTGGAACTGACATCATCGACTGCCGAGCAGACATTACAGGCTGCTGTGCCGACATAATTGGTTGCTGCGCTGACATCACAGGTTGCTGCAATTGCATAATTGGCTGTTGTACAGGAATCATTGGTTGTGAAAGTGGCATCGTATATTGAGACTGGAGAGCAATGTTTTGCTGTCTAGCTTTCTCAATAACTCGCATCATTTCCGTACGACTACTCAGAAGCAATTTGATTTGCATCTCGTGAATCTTCCCTCCATCTTTTTCCATTGCCAGACGTGCATCCTCGTCTGTACTGAAAGCGATAAAGGCATCACCCATTTCTCCTCCGACGATGTGCACACCTCCTTCTGGAATTGAAAGACCAGCAAAGTAGCGACGGATATCTCCGGAATCCGCAGCCCATGGCAAATTTTGAAGTCGAATAATGATCGACATGGCTATAAAAggaggaaaagaaaattttattaacaacactggaatatataaaaataacagaattaattagataaaaattgtataatgctTAAGGAACATTAAGAAATAAACGgagaatataataatgaaaataaatagttcCGAATAAGATTTTATCAACATAACCAATAAAAATTCCCTAtagtttaattgaatttattttccccCGATTCAAGTCTGTGTGGATATACACGGTCTAATTTGTCTGTCTTTcaataaatggattaaaaatatatcCGCTTATTGAAGAAACCAATAATTGTTCGAAATGttaggtatttaaaaattatttttgaaaggaaatatacatttttaaatcaagagTATGCTTTCACAGCTTTCAACAaatcgatttttatatttgtcCAGTGTGTGGGCATTGTATATTTTACCAGAAGCTTCCGTATAATGTAATAGTAATTATGCCATTAACAACTAGTTCATATTATCTCGaatattgagataaaaatatttagtactcATACtgaatagatgttaaatctttctGTTCAGTAGGATACACAAGGTacaaattttgattctaaatatCATACATAATAGGTAAGCCATGCACAGGCAAATAAAGAAGCTATACTACATATCAGCGTAACATAAGTAGTTGGCACGGTATATAAGTGTTTAGCAAAACTGTTAAGATTGGTTCTTGCAATGACAATGGCAGGTTACAATGACAATGGTCGTTTTACCCATGGCATTCAAgtcaatgcattaaaaatgagACATAGTATCTTCGAAGTAGTAAGGAAGCTTATTTTCGAGTATAACAATTTCATGCGTATT is part of the Argiope bruennichi chromosome 10, qqArgBrue1.1, whole genome shotgun sequence genome and harbors:
- the LOC129988029 gene encoding RNA-binding protein 12-like, whose translation is MSIIIRLQNLPWAADSGDIRRYFAGLSIPEGGVHIVGGEMGDAFIAFSTDEDARLAMEKDGGKIHEMQIKLLLSSRTEMMRVIEKARQQNIALQSQYTMPLSQPMIPVQQPIMQLQQPVMSAQQPIMSAQQPVMSARQSMMSVPQSIMPVISVQQPVIPSRQTARMTGTLVVESDRKRGRSPSPSHRRSREKSPPRDRRRSPDRRDRSKRDRSRSPAHGESRDIDRRGDRFKRDDRYDEDPRYRDDHSDRDDNKRLDPDGLDQHSDVYNQSLNHSYYGPSVGAVTSTGYNYDSPQMMGNAGSFYDFPANGKPNALGMNKRNSPASNAVSASSSQAYMQRPRAFTGMPYDQAPQIGKEAVSNPANDPMRDKGRRPRFENEYPSSQEPPYFPNPSQNQKAARNSSFGDKRGTVQDFRPPTRDATWPQGNEDQQENTQWPKKRTALLEAPTSKNGISSQATPIGLEQSPPQKPGSKNPFGISDNYVAKTGSTAFPTNNTPKKDEIARRGPDMHNDNQWREPPITVEVRGIPPDVRINEMMDLFPNLSIPSSNICIKANNEGAEKVFIRFNHPSECAEVLSGQPYYIRNYCCQVSPCPVEAFEAAAASSNSEKPNPKPVPREEDLFVQLKGLPFACSEADIEHFFKGLRIVDMFIENSPDGRCTGIGFVQFSSTSDFRVALTMNGNMIGHRYITISVASKEIADQARRSLDYLPKRAKSPPHSSGPPGNFGSSRLPRRPKGPNDVPVSNLGNGPPPSNHGRPTNFSVSLRDLPDHVTNKEIAEFFRETGIGIRAFHIMLNVDKLPNGDAFIEVASKGEADAAVSLNGKIMRGKRVSVTHISFQKMSEILHGPSPTLTPPPAPGPLLQTPPGLDRPRRPLIPHAPEKPFVDQPPDDPSLFDGPPTDHLPFEHPHVERPFLPRGNRPRPDFPRGGQPRPDFPRGGQPRPDFLRGERPRMDGPFRGARPLMERPGGPPHGRMHPPFPGRPPFGGPPPPSRGGIPPGFGAPGCVVAVNNLHFRASLEDVFDFFKDYQLSKDSVMRRFDENDQVTGEARVAFQTPREAQKAVRELNHKPIMGRPLSLALL